In Pirellula sp. SH-Sr6A, the DNA window AAGTTGAAACGGTGCGAAGTCTCGCGAAGAGCGCTCTCGTACGTTCCAATCAAACCAGGATTAACACGGTCGTCCGCTCGACTTTGCCCGGCCCGACGCGGGAACCAAACAGATCGATGCACCATGTTGAACCCCGTCCGATCCACTCGCAAAGCGTGACACGCAAAGGGATTTTTGAGTGCCTTTGTATTGGGATCTCCACCGGCGGTCCCGCCGCGCTTGGAGTCGTCCTACCCGGGTTGCCTGCCAAATTTCCGGTTCCTATCTTCATCGTCCAGCATATGCCTGCGATGTTCACGAAGAGCCTTGCTGAACATCTCGCTCAGCTCTGCTCGATCCGCGTTTCCGAGGCAGTTCATGGAGAACGCCCCGAGCCAGGACACGCCTACATTGCCCCAGGCGGAAAGCAGATGAAGATTGTGAAGTCGGGTGGAATGCCTCGCATCGAAATCACCGATGAAGAATACGACTCTCCGAGCAAACCGAGCGTCGATTGCCTCTTCGAATCCGTTCATTCCGTCTTCGGAAAGAGCACGCTGGCCCTCATCATGACGGGCATGGGATGCGATGGATTGCGAGCATCCCGAATGCTTCATTCAGCCGGGGCTCATATCATCGCCCAATCCGCGGACACATGCGTCGTCTACGGAATGCCCAGGCAAATTGTCGACAATCACTTAGCCTCCGAAGTGGTTCCTTTACCAATGATGGCTACAAGAATTGGCGAACTGCTGAGAGATAGAAAATGAACGCGTTAACATCCACGCAAATCAAAATTGTCTTTGACTATGTCGAGGAACTCTGCGGTATCGCGCTCGAGGAATCCAAGGCCTATTTGATCGACGTTCGCTTCGCCAGCTTGATCAAACGATTCCAAGCTAACTCTGTAATCGATTTGATCGACAAAGCGAAGCAAAGCCAAGGCGAAGCGATTCGTCGAGCGATGATCGAAGCGATCACAACCCGCGAAACCCATTTCTTTCGAGACACGAGTATCTTCGATGCTCTCCAATTCAAAGCTCTTCCGGAGCTGTTGGATCGCAAGCAGAAACGGAATTCGAACAAACTCCGTATTTGGTCAGCCGCAGCAAGCTCAGGGCAAGAGGCTTGCTCGGTCGGCATGGTACTCCACGAAATGATCCCTGACATCGCTCGGTGGGATATTCAGATTCTCGGAACTGACATTTCTCAAGAGGCTTTAGCGAAAGGCAGAAAAGGAATCTACTCGCGACTGGATATCGAACGCGGACTTCCGGCTCACTTCGTCGGGAAATACATGAAGCCCCATCCAGAGGGGTATCGCGTCGCCGATTCCATCCTGCGACTGATCCGCTATCAAGAATTAAACCTTCTGCATCCGTTTCAATTCCAGGAACCCTTCGACATTATCTTCTGCCGAAACGTCGCTATTTACTTTGAAAAGCGTGTAAAAATCGATCTGTTTCGGAGAATGCTCCCGATCTTGCAGAAGGACGGTTATCTGTTTGTGGGAGTCTCGGAATCACTCTTCGATTGCGGACCAGAATTCAAACCCCAGTCCCACTGCCGCGGTGCGTTTTATCAACCCCATCTCACGATGCAATCGCTACAGCCATCCTCCGCTTCGCCTGAGGTGAGAAGCGCCGCAGCGATTCCTTCCAGCCGACCAACCCGGTTGCCGAATCTTCCTTCCACACCATCGAAAATTCCTCCCCCCGTTAGAACTGGGACAGGAACTGGCTTCGGAACTGGAACGGTAACCCGATGATCAAAACAGACCTGCCTTGCCGCCCTGTTTCATTGTGTCTCGTTGCGGCCTTCGCGTGGGCAGCACTGGCACTCTCTGGCTTCGCAACCGAACCGCCTCGCGAAGCCTTGTGGGGAACAGCAACGCTACACTATGAAGTTCTCAGCCAACCGTCGAGCCATCACCACGAAGTCAAACCTCGCACCGAAGCGCCCCAAACCATCCGCCCCGTGAAACCTTACGCTTACGGATGGTTCGGACCTTCACCCAACAAACATTGGTATCGGCAGTTCGGTCATCAAA includes these proteins:
- a CDS encoding chemotaxis response regulator protein-glutamate methylesterase → MKQLSAATGAPIRVLVTDDSPIYRRLISDALTKLPNVEVVGTSFDGEDCLRMLEKLKPHFVTLDINMPRRDGLSTLEEIRKRGLDTHVVMVSSPTPQSAEQTMRALRNGALDMIFKPEGDDIQSNRKSLEMQLFQQVETVRSLAKSALVRSNQTRINTVVRSTLPGPTREPNRSMHHVEPRPIHSQSVTRKGIFECLCIGISTGGPAALGVVLPGLPAKFPVPIFIVQHMPAMFTKSLAEHLAQLCSIRVSEAVHGERPEPGHAYIAPGGKQMKIVKSGGMPRIEITDEEYDSPSKPSVDCLFESVHSVFGKSTLALIMTGMGCDGLRASRMLHSAGAHIIAQSADTCVVYGMPRQIVDNHLASEVVPLPMMATRIGELLRDRK
- a CDS encoding CheR family methyltransferase — its product is MNALTSTQIKIVFDYVEELCGIALEESKAYLIDVRFASLIKRFQANSVIDLIDKAKQSQGEAIRRAMIEAITTRETHFFRDTSIFDALQFKALPELLDRKQKRNSNKLRIWSAAASSGQEACSVGMVLHEMIPDIARWDIQILGTDISQEALAKGRKGIYSRLDIERGLPAHFVGKYMKPHPEGYRVADSILRLIRYQELNLLHPFQFQEPFDIIFCRNVAIYFEKRVKIDLFRRMLPILQKDGYLFVGVSESLFDCGPEFKPQSHCRGAFYQPHLTMQSLQPSSASPEVRSAAAIPSSRPTRLPNLPSTPSKIPPPVRTGTGTGFGTGTVTR